One Papaver somniferum cultivar HN1 chromosome 10, ASM357369v1, whole genome shotgun sequence genomic window carries:
- the LOC113315698 gene encoding ribosome biogenesis protein BOP1 homolog, whose protein sequence is MDQSLKDAKEIINNMSLDRMRTVHDGFLKREAEDEKLATYWQKRRRLQQTRLAAEDEIRSPADGVASDSDAEEVESVWEPVEREVDPYSPSMRAERLAREDFQAECEEDEYLDAMHGDLEDQLEKVPSEGSDDDSEEELEENSMEDDDCESDNESDESDD, encoded by the coding sequence ATGGATCAGTCACTGAAGGATGCTAAGGAGATAATAAATAATATGTCTCTCGATCGTATGAGAACTGTCCATGATGGATTTTTGAAGAGAGAAGCCGAAGATGAAAAGCTGGCAACTTATTGGCAAAAACGGCGTCGACTTCAGCAGACAAggctagcagctgaggatgaaatTCGGTCCCCCGCTGATGGTGTGGCGTCAGATTCAGATGCAGAAGAAGTTGAATCTGTCTGGGAACCTGTTGAACGCGAGGTTGATCCATATTCACCTAGTATGAGGGCTGAGCGACTGGCTAGAGAGGATTTCCAAGCcgaatgtgaagaagatgaatatttagACGCAATGCATGGCGACCTCGAAGACCAATTGGAAAAAGTCCCTAGTGAGGGTTCTGATGATGACTCCGAGGAAGAGCTTGAAGAAAATTCCATGGAAGATGACGATTGTGAGTCGGATAATGAATCTGATGAGTCTGATGATTAG